A section of the Hevea brasiliensis isolate MT/VB/25A 57/8 chromosome 17, ASM3005281v1, whole genome shotgun sequence genome encodes:
- the LOC110638742 gene encoding uncharacterized protein LOC110638742: MVSYLPLIAIMIMIVGDCRARELRPSYHGLDNQSAPPEGQKMPPEMKEFFGASSSPTSKSSNVALPKAMNSNDTTWWSGVKGGNAGGEGGDRLRHVLFVASLACGITGAALLVASAFIYVVKYKKQTTSSSDNSKSNH; this comes from the coding sequence ATGGTTTCATATTTGCCGCTGATCGCGATCATGATCATGATTGTTGGAGACTGTAGAGCCAGGGAATTACGGCCGTCCTACCACGGGCTGGACAACCAGAGCGCGCCACCTGAGGGGCAGAAAATGCCGCCGGAAATGAAGGAATTCTTCGGAGCTTCATCGTCGCCAACTTCGAAATCATCCAACGTTGCATTGCCGAAAGCAATGAATTCTAACGACACGACGTGGTGGAGCGGTGTTAAAGGTGGAAATGCCGGCGGTGAAGGTGGAGATCGCTTGAGGCACGTGCTTTTCGTGGCCAGCCTCGCGTGTGGGATCACAGGTGCGGCGCTGCTAGTGGCTTCCGCTTTCATCTACGTTGTCAAGTATAAAAAGCAAACGACATCGTCCT